In Rutidosis leptorrhynchoides isolate AG116_Rl617_1_P2 chromosome 2, CSIRO_AGI_Rlap_v1, whole genome shotgun sequence, one genomic interval encodes:
- the LOC139893891 gene encoding UDP-glycosyltransferase 89B2-like codes for MPVTGINTGDHILVFPFPAQGHMLSLLDLTHQLSIRGVQITILITPKNLPALNSLLSAHPTTITTLVLPLPPHPAIPSGIENAKDLHIGGFSTMMVALGDLYNPIKDWFQHHPNPPVAIISDFFFGWTHRLAVELGIRRYCFSPSGAFALSIIFCLWKYQPKRADTQNENEVIQFSKIPNLPEYPWWQLSPLYRYFSEGDAISDFMNDSFRGDMASWGIVINSFIDLERVYLEYLKMELDHDRVFAVGPLLPPCNKVMERGGSCSNNVLSWLDMCNDNTVVYVCFGSLIVLTNGQMEAIALGLEKSGVKFLWSVKEPTIGHVAGDYGKVPGGFEDRVVGRGLVVKGWAPQVAILNHKSVGAFLTHCGWNSIMEAVSAEVLLLTWPMSADQYSNATLLHELKVGMKACEGEKTVPDSGELAELFRKSVNEDTRVERERAKQFARVAKDTVGENKSSMKELDRLVADLSLKNSC; via the coding sequence ATGCCGGTCACCGGAATCAACACCGGCGATCACATCTTGGTGTTCCCATTTCCGGCACAAGGTCACATGCTATCACTTCTTGATCTCACACACCAATTATCGATTCGTGGCGTACAAATCACCATCTTGATTACACCCAAAAACTTGCCTGCTTTAAACTCACTACTTTCCGCCCATCCAACTACCATCACCACCCTCGTCCTCCCTCTGCCGCCGCACCCCGCCATACCTTCCGGTATTGAAAATGCTAAAGACTTACACATTGGTGGTTTTAGTACCATGATGGTAGCTTTAGGTGATCTTTACAACCCTATTAAAGACTGGTTTCAACACCATCCAAATCCACCAGTCGCGATTATATCGGACTTTTTCTTTGGCTGGACCCACCGGCTAGCGGTTGAGCTTGGTATTCGCCGGTACTGTTTTTCGCCGTCCGGTGCATTTGCTCTTTCGATTATATTTTGTTTGTGGAAATACCAACCTAAAAGAGCTGACACACAAAATGAAAATGAAGTGATACAGTTTAGTAAAATTccgaatttaccagaatacccctgGTGGCAGTTATCGCCGTTGTATCGATATTTTTCAGAAGGAGATGCGATTTCTGATTTTATGAACGATAGTTTTCGTGGTGATATGGCGAGTTGGGGAATCGTTATAAATTCGTTCATAGATCTTGAACGAGTTTATCTCGAATATTTGAAAATGGAATTGGACCATGACCGCGTGTTTGCAGTTGGGCCCTTACTCCCTCCATGTAATAAAGTCATGGAGAGAGGTGGGTCCTGCTCGAACAACGTATTATCATGGCTTGATATGTGTAATGATAACACCGTGGTATATGTTTGTTTCGGAAGTCTAATAGTGTTGACCAATGGTCAAATGGAAGCGATTGCATTGGGATTAGAGAAAAGTGGGGTCAAGTTTTTATGGTCAGTGAAAGAGCCGACAATTGGACACGTGGCAGGAGATTACGGTAAAGTACCAGGTGGGTTTGAAGATCGTGTGGTTGGAAGGGGTCTTGTTGTTAAAGGGTGGGCTCCACAAGTGGCGATACTAAATCATAAGTCTGTTGGTGCATTTCTGACGCATTGTGGGTGGAATTCGATAATGGAAGCTGTGTCAGCAGAAGTATTGTTGCTGACGTGGCCAATGAGTGCTGACCAGTACTCGAATGCGACTTTGTTACATGAGTTAAAAGTGGGAATGAAAGCGTGTGAGGGAGAGAAGACGGTTCCTGACTCGGGTGAGTTGGCCGAGTTGTTTAGGAAATCAGTGAATGAGGATACACGAGTTGAAAGAGAACGAGCAAAGCAATTTGCGAGGGTGGCTAAAGATACGGTTGGTGAAAATAAGAGTTCAATGAAAGAATTGGACAGATTAGTGGCTGATTTGTCACTTAAAAATAGTTGTTAA